The Anabas testudineus chromosome 14, fAnaTes1.2, whole genome shotgun sequence genome includes a region encoding these proteins:
- the LOC113170860 gene encoding CXADR-like membrane protein has translation MALLVGVRITCAQTEMKRVVGDNATLPCHHQFWVGDDPTLDIEWLLLKPTNRQRVVITYFAGRVFDPNEAEHGRVAFAGEYLKGDASLLISDLSLTDSGEYSCKVKTGAQYHWSTISLIVLVKPSKPRCWMEGKLLEGGDVKMSCKSADGSDPIHYKWERVLDRGKFVSKLPPLALIDLKNPETVTLRNLTKDSTGVYKCTARNDGGEESCTVEVKMHYVRGMGMVAGALVGVSFGVFLIIFIIWLVCRNKEMKKYEEEETPNEIREDAEAPKAKLVKPNSLSSSHSGSSRSGTSSTQSMVHHIGPQRACVPAVAALKENCQENLPQSSPGHTHTFPKTPEPHSTSTSTSTSNSRSSVPSKLSPGNLIRVGGTPVMIHAQTKAFQTV, from the exons ATGGCAC TTCTGGTGGGTGTGCGGATAACATGCGCccagacagagatgaagagggTTGTTGGAGACAATGCCACACTGCCCTGCCATCATCAGTTCTGGGTGGGTGATGACCCCACTCTGGACATTGAGTGGCTGCTTCTGAAGCCAACCAACAGGCAGAGAGTG GTGATCACCTATTTTGCTGGACGAGTTTTTGACCCCAATGAAGCAGAGCATGGCCGTGTAGCTTTTGCCGGAGAGTATTTAAAAGGTGACGCCTCACTGCTGATCAGTGACTTGTCTCTGACAGACTCAGGAGAGTACAGCTGTAAAGTCAAGACTGGAGCACAATACCACTGGAGCACGATTAGCCTCATAGTTCTGG TGAAGCCATCCAAGCCACGGTGCTGGATGGAGGGCAAACTTTTGGAGGGAGGTGATGTTAAGATGAGCTGCAAATCTGCTGATGGCTCTGATCCCATCCACTATAAATGGGAGAGGGTACTGGACAGAGGAAAGTTTGTTAGCAAGCTGCCCCCTCTGGCCCTTATAG ATTTGAAAAACCCAGAAACGGTGACATTGAGAAACTTGACTAAGGATAGTACTGGAGTGTACAAATGCACAGCCAGGAATGATGGGggagaagagagctgcacagtgGAAGTCAAGATGCACT ATGTAAGGGGTATGGGGATGGTAGCAGGGGCATTGGTTGGTGTGTCCTTCGGTgtcttcctcatcatcttcatcatctggTTGGTGTGTCGTAATAAGGAGATGAAgaaatatgaagaagaagagaccCCAAATGAAATCAG AGAGGATGCAGAGGCTCCCAAAGCCAAACTGGTGAAGCCCAACTCCCTCTCCTCATCCCACTCCGGCAGCTCTCGCTCTGGCACCTCCTCTACCCAGTCCATGGTGCACCACATAGGGCCCCAGCGAGCCTGTGTCCCGGCTGTGGCAGCCCTCAAGGAAAACTGCCAGGAAAACCTCCCTCAGTCTTCACCtggacacactcacacatttccCAAAACTCCTGAACCACATTCTACATCAACATCTACTTCTACCTCCAACTCTAGGTCCAGTGTTCCCTCTAAACTGAGCCCTGGGAACCTGATCCGCGTGGGGGGCACGCCTGTTATGATCCATGCCCAAACCAAAGCCTTCCAAACGGTGTAG